From one Streptomyces spiramyceticus genomic stretch:
- a CDS encoding DUF305 domain-containing protein: MTRTHWAAVTAVVLALLFAAAAVTAAAGSGGEDGTTGVSTPTVDSADAGFARDMSVHHQQAVEMSFIVRDRTKDEEVRRLAYDIANTQANQRGMMLGWLDLWELPKVSSDEPMAWMAGAGGSSGHGGHGAAGGGAAHGAHEVRDGALMPGMATKSELAKLREADGKRAEILYLQLMTDHHKGGVAMAQGCVERCEVGTERALAQGMVDAQESEIALMTDLLKARGAAPRS, translated from the coding sequence ATGACCCGTACGCACTGGGCCGCCGTCACGGCGGTCGTCCTGGCGCTGCTCTTCGCGGCGGCGGCCGTCACGGCGGCCGCCGGGAGCGGGGGCGAGGACGGTACCACCGGTGTCAGTACGCCCACGGTGGACTCCGCGGACGCGGGCTTCGCGCGGGACATGTCTGTGCACCACCAGCAGGCGGTGGAGATGTCCTTCATCGTCCGCGACCGTACGAAGGACGAAGAGGTGCGCCGGCTGGCGTACGACATCGCCAACACCCAGGCCAACCAGCGGGGCATGATGCTCGGCTGGCTCGACCTGTGGGAGCTGCCGAAGGTGTCGTCGGACGAGCCGATGGCCTGGATGGCGGGCGCTGGGGGCTCTTCCGGGCACGGTGGTCATGGTGCTGCCGGCGGCGGTGCGGCGCACGGGGCGCACGAGGTGCGTGACGGGGCGCTCATGCCCGGCATGGCCACCAAGAGCGAGCTGGCGAAGCTGCGTGAGGCGGACGGCAAGCGGGCGGAGATCCTCTATCTCCAGCTGATGACCGACCACCACAAGGGCGGCGTCGCGATGGCTCAGGGCTGTGTCGAGCGGTGCGAGGTCGGCACGGAGCGGGCCCTGGCCCAGGGCATGGTCGACGCGCAGGAGTCGGAGATCGCTCTGATGACGGATCTGCTCAAGGCGCGGGGTGCGGCTCCGCGTTCCTGA